A window of the Arachis duranensis cultivar V14167 chromosome 5, aradu.V14167.gnm2.J7QH, whole genome shotgun sequence genome harbors these coding sequences:
- the LOC107488758 gene encoding uncharacterized protein LOC107488758 produces the protein MPPSALNKLLYAGVEYPMLFEMRHLSNEKFSHCGVLEFTAEEGKICVPSWMMKNMQLKDGDLILLKSTTLVKGTYLKLQPHTKDFMDLSNIKAMLEINLRSFSCVTTGDTIMILYNNKEYYIDVIETKPSHAISIIETDCEVDFVPPLDYKEEFKKELPTTSSDRKQQQEADDIDILTKIGEFAPFSGSARRLDGKPSTPSDKQVSSSSCMAKQQGDNEHKNSDSKSSSNNVSSTTSGKLFFGSRPHKASQKFTNQDKAEITQKPQEPKFQAFTGKKYSLRS, from the coding sequence ATGCCTCCTTCAGCACTTAATAAGCTTCTGTATGCAGGAGTGGAATATCCTATGTTATTTGAAATGAGACATCTTTCTAATGAAAAATTTTCTCACTGTGGAGTCCTAGAATTCACTGCTGAAGAGGGGAAAATTTGTGTACCGAGTTGGATGATGAAAAATATGCAGTTGAAAGATGGAGATCTTATACTTCTGAAAAGCACCACACTTGTAAAAGGAACATACCTCAAGCTACAGCCTCACACAAAGGATTTCATGGATCTCTCAAATATAAAAGCAATGCTGGAGATTAATCTGCGGAGCTTCTCATGTGTAACAACTGGTGACACAATAATGATTctatacaacaacaaagaatactacattgatgtgattgAAACTAAGCCATCTCATGCTATTAGCATCATTGAAACAGACTGTGAAGTTGATTTTGTCCCACCTCTTGATTATAAAGAAGAATTTAAGAAAGAGTTGCCAACTACTTCATCTGACCGGAAACAACAGCAAGAAGCTGATGACATTGACATTCTAACTAAGATTGGAGAGTTTGCACCATTTTCTGGTTCTGCAAGACGTTTAGATGGTAAGCCATCCACACCATCAGATAAAcaagtttcttcttcttcttgtatgGCAAAACAGCAAGGTGACAATGAACACAAGAATTCTGATTCTAAATCTTCATCGAATAATGTTTCATCTACAACTTCTGGGAAGCTTTTCTTTGGGTCAAGACCACACAAGGCCTCTCAGAAATTCACTAATCAAGACAAGGCAGAAATAACCCAGAAGCCACAAGAACCAAAGTTTCAAGCTTTCACGGGAAAAAAATATTCACTAAGAAGTTGA